From Girardinichthys multiradiatus isolate DD_20200921_A chromosome 3, DD_fGirMul_XY1, whole genome shotgun sequence, the proteins below share one genomic window:
- the tmem147 gene encoding transmembrane protein 147 translates to MTLFHFGNCFALAYFPYFITYKCSGLSEYNAFWRCVQAGATYLFVQLCKMLFLATFFPTWEGGAGVYDFVGEFMKSTVDLADLLGLHLVMSRNAGKGEYKIMVAAMGWATAELVMSRFLPLWVGARGIEFDWKYIQMSFDSNISLVHYIAMAAVVWMFTRYDLPKSFRLPVTVLLALCVYKAFLIELFVHVFLLGSWTVLLVKAVLTGAISLCSLFLFVTLVHSN, encoded by the exons ATGACACTTTTTCACTTTGGAAACTGCTTTGCCCTGGCTTATTTCCCTTACTTTATCACATACAAGTGCAGTGGCCT CTCGGAGTACAATGCTTTCTGGAGATGTGTCCAGGCTGGAGCAACGTACCTGTTTGTCCAACTTTGCAAA ATGCTGTTTCTCGCTACATTTTTCcccacctgggaaggaggagccGGTGTTTATGACTTTGTTGGG GAGTTCATGAAGTCCACAGTGGACCTGGCTGACCTGTTGGGTCTCCATCTAGTGATGTCTCGTAATGCTGGGAAAGGAGAGTATAAGATTATGGTTGCTGCCATGGGCTGGGCCACAGCAGAACTGGTGATGTCAAG GTTTCTTCCTCTCTGGGTTGGTGCCAGAGGAATCGAGTTTGATTGGAAGTACATCCAGATGAGCTTTGACTCAAACATTAGTTTG gtccATTACATCGCCATGGCAGCTGTTGTGTGGATGTTCACCCGATATGACCTCCCTAAGAGCTTCAGGCTGCCTGTCACTGTGCTGCTGGCTCTGTGTGTGTACAAGGCCTTTTTAATAGA GTTGTTCGTCCATGTCTTCCTGTTGGGCAGCTGGACAGTGTTACTGGTGAAGGCCGTGCTCACTGGTGCAATCTCTCTCTGctcactttttctttttgtcactctAGTTCACAGCAACTGA
- the LOC124866295 gene encoding secretory phospholipase A2 receptor-like produces the protein MGRKGCPELKLLLLFNAVVWMEAMVKKKINLHAQKLTWTEARQYCQRMYIDMLTWDTTDMDQVTKWLVDRNYHDVWIGLHKDPEQPLVWRWINVKTGEGLTGEDVSDSEKWVTNPQSNGSCAAYNSLKKKWYSNVCTEELKFVCYGDNLELVTENKTWDDALNHCRKMSSSKSKCDLLSTIRSSQFSYVRDRIYRATTEEVWTGLRFLGGEWWWSDGEMLDHQGMLPDCPSQWEHCGTMSKYNTANWISRDCSERRNFICYYTEVAED, from the exons ATGGGGAGGAAAGGCTGTCCTGAGCTTAAGCTGCTATTGCTTTTTAATGCTGTGGTTTGGATGGAAGcaatggtgaaaaaaaaaattaatttacatgCTCAAAAACTGACATGGACCGAAGCAAGACAGTACTGCCAGAGAATGTACATAGACATGCTTACCTGGGACACCACAGACATGGACCAGGTGACCAAGTGGTTGGTTGACAGAAACTACCATGATGTCTGGATTGGTTTACATAAGGATCCTGAGCAACCATTGGTGTGGAGGTGGATCAATGTAAA aactGGTGAAGGCTTGACAGGAGAGGACGTTTCAGACAGTGAGAAATGGGTCACCAACCCACAATCCAATGGCAGCTGTGCCGCTtataatagtttaaaaaaaaagtggtaCAGCAATGTTTGCACTGAAGAACTTAAATTTGTCTGTTATGGTGATAATCTGGAGCTGGTgactgagaacaagacatgggATGATGCCTTAAATCACTGCAGGAAAATGTCAtcatctaaatctaaatgtgacCTCCTGAGCACTATAAGATCATCTCAGTTTAGTTATGTCAGAGATCGCATCTACAGAGCCACCACTGAGGAG GTTTGGACAGGATTGCGATTTCTGGGAGGAGAGTGGTGGTGGTCCGATGGAGAGATGTTGGACCACCAAGGGATGCTGCCAGACTGCCCAAGCCAGTGGGAACACTGTGGCACCATGTCCAAATACAACACAGCTAACTGGATCTCCAGGGACTGCTCAGAGAGAAGAAACTTCATCTGCTATTATACAGAAGTAGCAGAAGATTAA